Within Chitinivibrionia bacterium, the genomic segment GTTTATCCCAACAACCGTGACTTCAATCGGAATGGGTTCTCCGCTTGGCAAACGGTGCGTAAACTCCAAAACATCTTTCCCTGTTTTAATGGCTTTATCAACACTTTCTTTCATTACATCAATCGTAAGCCGCCCGTTAGGCTGAAATTCCGGCAAAAACTCCGCAAAACGCTCTATACATTCCTGTTTGCTGTTCAAACCAAAAAGTTTTGTCATAGCGTTATTGCAACTGAGCACTTTTAAGTTCGTCCCCCAAAGCGTGCAGGACAAAGGCATTGCGTCAAGCATTACTTGTATATGCTCGTTTGCTTTTTCGACCTGATTTACCATATCTTTCAATCGGCTCTCAATAAAAGCCGTAATAAATCTTGCCAGTATAATACAAATCGCAAGCACTGTTGCCGTTATCAGCGAAATTACCAGAACGAAATTCGATTCTGTCAGTTGATTGGTATAAAGCAAAATCGAAGAAATAAGAACCGCCCCGCAAGAAACAATCGTCAACGCCACCATAGGGACAAGAATTCTTTTGCGAACACTCATAATGTGTACTCTGCGCGCACAACAAGCGCAGTTTTTTGTAAAATTCGTCTTGTTTCAGGCATTACTTTTTCTCCCATTTATCCTTTATGTAAGACAAAAACTTAGATTTTACTGAATAATATACTATTTGCGCAATTAAAAAAAACAAAAAAACAAGATGCACAGAGACTTTTAGCCCTTTTATATTTCTTTTTACCGTGTCGTCTGCGCGCATTTAGTATTTTCCTCTACAAAAAAGGAGCAAAAAATATGAAAAGTATCAGAGAGTATGTCGAAAATCTAACGGAAATCGCATTTGACGAAGCGCAAATCGACAAAAAATTTGCAAAAGTCGTAAAATCACAACGTCCCGATTTATGTCAGTTTCAATGCAACGGCGCGCTTGCGGCGGCAAAAACTTTAGGTAAAAACCCTCGCGAAATCGGGCAAAAAGTCGCCGATATTTTAAGCAAAAATGCGGATTTTGCAAAGATAGAAATCGCAGGCGCGGGATTTATAAATATTACGCTTAAAGACGAAGTTATCGAAAAAATATTGTCGGGCGAGACGTTGCAAAACAATAATTCCGCGCAAACGATAGTTCTTGACTTCGGCGGACCGAATGTTGCAAAACCTATGCACGTCGGACATTTGCGAAGCGCAATAATCGGCGACTGTTTGCGACGACTTTTCAAACATTTGGGCTACAAAGTAATCGCCGACAACCACTTGGGCGACTGGGGAACGCAGATGGGAATGCTTATCTGCAAAACGCAAGAAAAATATCCCGATTTGCCGTATTTTGACGAAAAATTTTCGGGTGAATATCCGCAAAATCCGCCGTTTGATATTGCCGAACTGGAACTTTTATATCCGCAGGCAAGCAAAGAATGCAAGGAAAACGCCGACAAAATGGCGGCGGCGGTAAAAGCGACAGACGAATTACAGCAAGGAAGAGCGGGATATGTCGCGCTTTGGAAACATTTTGTGAATTTATCGGTGGCAACGCTCAAAAACGACTTTGAACAACTCGGCGTAGAGTTCGATTATTGGCTCGGCGAAAGTTTTTATATGGACAGAATGAAAGAGGTCGTCAAATACCTCAAAAAAGAAAATTACGCGACAGAGTCTCAGGGCGCGCTCGTTATTGAAGTCGCCGAGCCGACCGATACCAAAGAATATCCGCCCGTATTGCTCGTAAAAAGCGGCGGCGGATTTTTGTATGCCACAAGCGATATTGCGACCATCGATTACCGCGTAAAAGAATTTTCGCCCAACCGTGTTTGCTATGTTGTCGATAAACGTCAGTCGTTGCACTTTGAGCAGGTTTTTCGCGCAGTCAAAAAATCGAAAATTGCGGGGCAGGATTTGCTTTTGGAGCATATCGGTTTCGGCACGGTAAACGGGCAGGACGGAAAGCCCTACAAAACGCGCGAAGGCGGCGTTATGAAGCTCGCCGACCTAATAAACTTGGTAATAAACAAGGCAAAAGAGCGAATTGAAGAAGCAAATTTGGCGGCGAATGAAACCGAAGAAGAAAAAGCGAAAATCGCCAAAATGGTTGGAATTTCCGCGCTGAAATTTGCAGATTTGTCGAATTACCGTCTTTCGGATTACGTTTTTGATTTGGATAAATTCTGCGCGTTCGAGGGTAAAACAGGACCTTATTTATTATATACGGCAGTCCGAATAAAATCGATAATCCGCAAATGCGCGGAGGCAAAAATTACGTCGGGCGAAATAAAAATCACCGACAACGACCGCGATTTGCTTTTGGAAATCGGACGTTTGGGCGACGTTTTAGAAAGCGCGGGCGTTGATTGTTCCCCCAATTATCTTTGCGACTACATTTACGGACTTTCGCAGGAATTTAACCGTTTTTACAACTCCTCGCCGATTTTGCACGAGAAAGACGAAATCCTGCAAAAATCGCGCTTGGCAATCGCCGAAAAAACGCTTAAAACCATAGAAACCGTACTTGCTGTTTTGGGGATTGATATACCTGAAAGGATGTAAAACTAAACATTATTGCTGTTGTATATGTGCGACATATTTTTGGTTGTTCTTTTTACCGAATACAGAGCTTTGTCCGCTCCGTCGATAAATTCTTGTATCGACATATTTTCAGGCGAGGTATAGATATTTATGCCTATGCTTACTGTTATATTCGTAATGTCGCCGTTTTTGCATAAAATTTGTACTTCTTCTATTTTTTTGCGGATTTTTTCGGCGACGTTCAAAGCGCCGTCTGCGTCGGTGTCGGGTAGCAAAACCGCAAATTCTTCTCCGCCCCAACGCGCAGAAAAATCTATAGCGCGTTTTAATGTCTGCGATAAAATTTTTGCAACGGTTATAAGCGCCGCGTCGCCTTGCAGATGACCATAGGTGTCATTGTATTTTTTGAAATTGTCTATGTCCAAAATCAGTATGCTTAACGATGTTTTGTCTCTTTTTGCGCGGTTCCATTCCAGACTTAGTCGAGAATCAAATCCGCGCCTATTAAATATACCTGT encodes:
- the argS gene encoding arginine--tRNA ligase → MKSIREYVENLTEIAFDEAQIDKKFAKVVKSQRPDLCQFQCNGALAAAKTLGKNPREIGQKVADILSKNADFAKIEIAGAGFINITLKDEVIEKILSGETLQNNNSAQTIVLDFGGPNVAKPMHVGHLRSAIIGDCLRRLFKHLGYKVIADNHLGDWGTQMGMLICKTQEKYPDLPYFDEKFSGEYPQNPPFDIAELELLYPQASKECKENADKMAAAVKATDELQQGRAGYVALWKHFVNLSVATLKNDFEQLGVEFDYWLGESFYMDRMKEVVKYLKKENYATESQGALVIEVAEPTDTKEYPPVLLVKSGGGFLYATSDIATIDYRVKEFSPNRVCYVVDKRQSLHFEQVFRAVKKSKIAGQDLLLEHIGFGTVNGQDGKPYKTREGGVMKLADLINLVINKAKERIEEANLAANETEEEKAKIAKMVGISALKFADLSNYRLSDYVFDLDKFCAFEGKTGPYLLYTAVRIKSIIRKCAEAKITSGEIKITDNDRDLLLEIGRLGDVLESAGVDCSPNYLCDYIYGLSQEFNRFYNSSPILHEKDEILQKSRLAIAEKTLKTIETVLAVLGIDIPERM
- a CDS encoding diguanylate cyclase, with the protein product MYQKIEKHERNRVLIIDDEKSNILALTNILSREYKVYVVIDSREAVETAERDLPDVILLDIIMPEMDGYGVIAALRKSEKTRDIPVIFITGLCDAESEEKGLILGAADYISKPFSPAIVRLRVANQMQLANQFKIIKALSATDELTGIFNRRGFDSRLSLEWNRAKRDKTSLSILILDIDNFKKYNDTYGHLQGDAALITVAKILSQTLKRAIDFSARWGGEEFAVLLPDTDADGALNVAEKIRKKIEEVQILCKNGDITNITVSIGINIYTSPENMSIQEFIDGADKALYSVKRTTKNMSHIYNSNNV